The nucleotide sequence TTGGTGGTATGTGTCTAATTTTTTGGGATTAGAAAGAACctcatacagtaaacttctgataatccggtacctttaggacccagggggtgccggattatcagatatgctggactatcagaaggggggggctatgaggggtctggagtgggctgggaggggatgccaccccagacccctcagcctccccttacgatagtccggctctgccccaggcgtccctgattcagccgctgctggtcagtttcagcagcagctgaatcggggatgcctgcaatagagcagctggggtgctgctgggttggtcccgcagcgccaaggggcggtgctacggcaccaacccagcagcactccagctgctcttggggacgcctgggacagagcagctggggtactgcccggttggtcccctagcgctgcccctccgggctgcgggaccaacccggcagcacctcagctgctctgccccaggggtccccgattcagccgctgctgaaatggacgctgctgttcagtttcagcaacggctgaatcccGACAcgtggggcaaagcagctggggtgctgccgggctggtcctgtagcgccgcccctcggcgctgcgggaccaacccggcagcaccccagctgctctgccccaggggtccccaagtcagccactgctgaaacagatcagcagctgattccaggaagcccggggcagagcagctctgccccgggcttcctggaatcagccgctgatctgtttcagcagcggctgacttggggacccctggggcagagcagctggagtcctgccgggttggtcccgcagcaccgtcctttggcgctgcgggaccaaccccgtagcactccagctgctctgccccaggcgtccccaagagcagctggagtgctgccgggttggtcccgcagctccgaggggcagcgctaggagaccaaccgggcagcaccccagctgctctgctcccggcttccccaattcagctgctggtcagtttcagcagcagctgaatgggggaagcctatctggctgccccagcacttccgggttcctgatggtgccagaccatcaggagtcccggagcattggatgccagactaatggagttttactgtatatggtgAAATGGGTTTTCAATAACCTCTCACTATATTAGATTGGGTTGTCTGAaagggagccagggctggaatgcctaaaggggaCTGTGTTTGGCTTCTGTTTAACCAGTACGGTACTGAAAGCAGCtcttttgttactggcttggtgaatctaattataaaataaacctcCTGTTTTGGGATACCATGTGTCCTATTTATTGCAGTATGCACTGAGTGTGCCATTTTCAGTGGACCTATCCCAGACACCTGGTCACAGGCCTATGACCTTGAGCCCAGATAAAATGGCCAACAGttaccctagattttggggaacTGAGAATAGCTTGCCCAAGAGAAGGAGATGGTAAATACTGACACCAGAAAGCCAAAGGAATGCTGAACGAACTGATATTGGGATTGGGTACTTAGGATAGAATCACTGATAGATGTTAAACAAACTTGCTTTAGCAATAGGTGACATACATGATAATGAGCTAAAAGACATTAATATGTCTACCTACAAGGATAAGGCCCTCCAATATTAGGAAGGCAAGGAGTAAGATTTGGACATGGAAGGGTGGGCATCTGATTGAGTGTTCATGATAATGCTCTCGCTCTATAATAACAATGCCATCGTGTAGGTAGGGGTAAGCTTTCCATCACTCATAACTGAAAGAGATGAAGAGTTGATGAGTGACCGTTGTGGTTCTGGAACATCGGATTCATTTGGCATGTCTCTGATCACAAGGTCCCCAAGGGTCTAAGTATATAATCATATGCAAGAACAGGGGTGGGAAaattccagcccatgggccagatccagtctgtagggttagttcctggcaggcccccacctccGTGCTTACCTGTGCCTCCGCAGGTATCGgaggatcacagctctggttggccGCAAAACGCCTTTCACAGCCAATGTGAGCCGTGGGAAGTGGCGTCCCGGTCCGTGGTGCTTCCCACCACTTGCACTAGCCCTGAATGGCAATATCTGCTGATGCGCAGATACACATAGTGGTAGTGACCCACCAGGAACTAACCCTGCAGGCTGTGggttttttattgcccacccctgtgcaagaaTGACATTAAAAATATCCCTAATACTGTATTACTACTGTATTACTACTACTTGTTTATGTGGTTTGgcactttcttttattaaaataatcCATAAAGATAAGTGGCTAAGGATTAGCTTTGTCCTCATTGTACTTTGCCATACACCTTGGGATTCTCTATAAGATAATGAACTTGTAAGTTTTAGTTCTGTGAAGCCTGATTCTGGGACAAGAAACCTACTGGCAATAAATACAATTATTATCAATCATTAAAAAGATCAGGCAACAACTATACATCAATTAGTAGAGTCAAATCCCTACAATGAGTGTCAGGTCAATGGTTTATGAACCTGGTAATTTCTTGTCTTCCTTTACTTATCAATATTCAAAAAGCTAAGTTTATTTATAATAATCAAGATTTTGAATTAAGTTGGTGCCTCATTAGGGTCCATTTCTAATTAGTGTTGAGTACCCACTTTCCAGGGATATCACTTATGTTTTTAGGAATTTAGGCCACTTCCAGGAAGAATACAGCAGAGTCCATAGCAAAATGTCAAGAAATTTTGTCAAAGAGCAGACAAAAGTCATGAGACATTTCCAAAAACCctcaaagaacaaaaacaaacaaaaaaaaattacgaAGAACTTATTTTGTTCCATCTCACCTCTTGACACAAAAGAAAATCTCTGGAAACTTTTAAAGGTgcaggaaagagaaaagaatgTCTCACCTCTTGCAAGCAGCAAGGAAAACAACATGAAGAGCACCTGAGAGGTCTCTGCAATGTTATTACTTCTTGACCCATATTGTCAACAATCTTAATGGTAAAAGGTCGTGACGGTCCACAACAATTTCGAGTACAACAGTCATTTTCCTCTGCTGCAAAATACACTCTTTGCCCCAAGCTGTTTTTGAGTTCATATTTATTGTTAGTTTCAAAACCGATAAGAGCTGaaaattaacattaaaaaggtgtTTAGTTGATTcactaattacaagtattaaTAGACATAGCACAGCTCCCTATCATCATCAGGGACTCACCTGTACTAATTCTTATAtaaacacatagggtatgtctacacctgcaccctctttcaagagagggatgcaaatgaagacattcgaaattgcaaatgaagccaggaattaaatatcctgtgcttcatttgcatattcgagTTATGgaactatttcgaaacagcactatttcaaaatagacacggttatttcgagataaaacccttctctcgaaataattggtaaacctcattgtatgaggaataagggttattttgagagaagggttttctctcgaaataactgcgtcttaacagcatctgttattttgaaataacggtattttgaaatagtgccataacacgaatatgaaatgaagcgtgggatatttaaatcccggcttcatttgccatttcgaatgtcttcatttgcatccatCTCTCGAAAGAGgttgaaagtgtagacatacgcatAGAAAAACACGGACCTTCCCCGAAGACATTACAATCTAATAACATTATAAACATACAAGCAGGAAGAAATATAAGAGAGACATACATTATTTgtaattgtattttttttccttatgaATAAATTGCTAACTACTCCAATTTGCTCTtcaaactaatttgaattagggattAAGCCACTAGTCGAGTAGCCGACTACTCcacaagcctaggcttatcggtagCTGAGTGACTACTCGACTATTTGCTTTCACTGCTTACTGCCTTTTAAAAGCCTGCTACCCCCAGCATCGTGTCCACAGTGTAGtgcggggaggcagcaggggaggcagagccacagctgtcctggagtcccagctcatgctggtccTGGGAGTGACCCCcattgcggctctgcagtttaaatataccaggagccaggctgcctgtgcacccggctcctactacatttaaactgcaaagccgcaGTAAGGGTAGCTCCAGGACCTGGCGCGAGCTGGGACAGAGTgcctcccttatcaactaattgtgtagtcaatagaaattgtatggaatcaactatatgattagcaaattacctgcttcttaacatccttaatttgaaTTGTGCGTTCTTTAGATATTCTGATCCAGGTGAGATTTACGGTATTGCAGGATGGAGAAGGCCTTATAATCAGTTCAGAGAGGGTGTTCCATGAGTGAGATGCAACAGAGATGTTTGTGAGAGCAATGGCAAATGAGCAGACAAGACAGACACCACCCTCACAGTGGATGTGGCAGTGGGAAGCAATGCAATAAGAAACAAAAGTAGATTGCTAAAGAGGGACAGAGTTGTAAATGGGCCTGACAGTAAGAAAAAGAAGTGTTAAAAACAATAACTGAGATAGGAAATGATGAGAGcctgaaaaaaagagaaatggATCTTAGAAATGTTATGGGGCAGGAAGCTGCAAAATGTGGGTATAGCCTGGTTATAGAGGGAGAAGGCAACAACATCAATATTAAAAGCATGAGTGCCATCAGGTTTAGGATGTTGCCAAATAAGGCAAAGAGTAAGCAGAGTGGAAAGAGTTTGGGAGAAAAGATCAGTCAGTCAGTCATGAAAGTTCCAGGAGGAGATATCAGAAAGTTAGGTCAAGATGTTGAATTAGATGGAATTAGACAGGTCAGAAGTAGAGAGGGAGATCTGTAAAGATGATAGTTGAAATCACATGAATAAGCGAGCTTAAATGTAAAATGATTACACTTTTAAATTAGAAAATGTCACATTTTTACATatcaatttgtattttaaaagctcaaataaatattttaagtcTGAGATACTCAAACAAGCAATATTTAAAGAATCTGTGACACCCCAACTCTCCTTCCCAAAATATATTATGTTAGGGTTCTGATAAAGACCCTGTCTTTAAAATGCAATAAAGAAATGAACTGTTATAATTAAATAAGATTACTTTTTAACAGTCTTCAAATAGGATCGGTCATTTAATATATTTACAGTATAATAATCTTCCATTTAATAATATGGCATGATATATACCTTCCAGAAGCTCAATCTGCTGATGAATTAATATCTGGTCAATCTGTTACAGTGGTTAAAAACAGATTAGAAAGGAAGTCAATAAATGAAAGTTataattaaatttttaaaataaaatcaacaaGGATATCCGTTTTCAAAAATTTGATTTCAGGCTGCAAAATTATGGATCAATTCATAATTATGTTAGATAATCTACATAATTACGCTATAGAAATAGTGTCTCACTCACATGTTCACTCGTGATGATCAACAAGATCATTCAAACACTAAGATACCAATTTTGCAAGCTACTCTATTGTGTCCTACATTATTTGGAAATACTTGGAgatggagaaggggagaggaggttactcaccttggctgtagctgatgttctttgagatgagcgTCCCTGCAGGAGATGGTCCACACCAGGTGTCGGTGCGTCCCAGCGCCGCAGAGCGGATTCTTCTTAGAAGTGCATTTGGCCCACGCATGCGCGGTGTGTGTGTGGCGTGCGGTACCATTCGACAATACTGCGCATGCACGGCCatcctcccttcagttccttctctatccagaacctgatgtgggtttttttggttttggtcttaagtagaggggaggaagggaaagtagTGGAGCACCGCCAGGGACGCTCATCTTGAAGAAGTCAGCTACAGTAAGGTGATTAACCTCCTCTTCTTCAAGAGAAATGATCCTGAGGGGTGCTCCACAGCTAATGACTGCAAAGCAATTTGTCTTACGGAGGTAGGCACTTCAGATCAGGAAGGTAAGCTGTCTTTAGTGTGGCCTTTGCTACCCTCGTAAGGTGAAGAGGGCCGGTAGAAAGTGCATAGTGTCTGGAAAAAGATTGTTCTGATGTCCATGTAGCAGCAACACATATGTCGTTGATGGGAACCTTCCTCAGGTAAGTGACCAAAGTGGCGACCACTCTTATGGAGTGTGCATGGGCTGTGGAGGAGTCTGCACGACCTTCCCTGGCTTGACATAAGTCTAGCTAAGAAGTCTAGGCCCTGTTAAAGTCAGGTGCTGGCAAGCATGCAGACGGGCCTCAGGCTAAAACAAGTGTGTGGAAATGCAATTTCTTGCCCTCAGCTATTGAGTAGGGCCTGACTGTAAATCGCTAATGAAATGTTCAAACTGCTAAGAGGTGCTTGGCTTATCATATGTGCTGAGGCATGATTTGCCAGCTTTTGTCACATGCCTCTCAGTCAAAGGCCATTTAGGTGAGTGTAGATCTTGTGGGAGAGAGGAGGCCCATTTCTTCAGGGATTTCTTTGGTTTGCCCCCCTTATCATTAATCTGCTGAGAGCCCAGGACTGAGCATTTTTAAACAGAGGTGTTTGACTCTCCGCAGCCACTTCTTAAGTTTAGCGCAGTGTGTTCAGTCCCTTTGAACATGGGAGTCCCCAAGACACTTGACACATTTAGTGTGGCCATCTGAAGCCGGCACTGCATTGTGACAATCCGTGTAGCGTTTAAAACCTGGTGAGCTTAAATGGCAGAAGAACCAACTTAGGCGAACAGCGTATTTTGGAGCAGGGGTTTTGTTAAGAACCTAATGAAGAACTAGGGAAATGAACTTGGAATTAactaatctatctatctacagAGAACTAATGAGGAACGAAAAGCACTGTCTTGAGCTGGGCTCAGTATGGAGGACCTGAAGGAAGGAGGCAGGATAGTGCTGAATGGCACCATGCGCCTCACGCACTGTGCATGTGAGGCCCTAATGCATTGGTAAGAAGAATCCACTCTGCGGCACTGGAATATACCGACACCTGCTGTGGAGCATTCCCTGCAGAGACGTCTCTCGAAGAAGAATGAATGCTAGTGCTCAGAAAAAGTACCATGTTGAAAATCATGAAGTCTGATGTCCTACTGATGGCCATACTGTAATATAAGTTTTTGCCACACCATACTACCACTACTTGGATTCACTATTTCtggtacaaacaaacaaaaaaaagtacaGTAGAACAGTGCCCAGTCTCATTTAATCTTAAATTTTCAGCTAACACTGCCAAGTAAGATGTCAATTAGTGGTGGACACATCTGCTAAAACTGGGATTATGCAGTGTTGTTGCAACCATGCCAGCCCCGGGGTATGAaacacacaaggtgggtgagataaagcttgtttctctcaccaccagaagttggtccaatagaagatattGCATTACCACAAACACTTTCTTGCTGTAAAACTGTGACCAAAAGTTCTTTTCAAAATGAGCCACTGTGCAGCCATAACATGGTAGTATGCTTCAATTACGATGGTCCTGAGATACATTTTTAATCTCTGACCAAAATATAAATGGCTCTGATTCTCCAGTGCTAATCAAAGCCACCTGATTTCTCAGAGTAGATAAAAGGGTACCTAAGTACTCCGatacccagggcttgacaaacggcggtgaaagccacttgccagccccgcactgcacatgtgcatgcgcaagagctgcattgcgcatgcgcacgcCGCTGGTAATCGGGGTgcacggctgaaatctactcaccgcgggcgagtagattctatagtttgtcgagccctgctataCCTATTAGCTTTCTATTTTTTAGGGCCTTAAAATGTAGAGGAACATAGGTACCTGAGTTAGGTATTCTAATCCAGGTGGACAATTaagagggggaggaggtgctggcaTCCAAGCTGCCCCACCACTGGGCCCAGAAGGTTGATTTTGGACTAGAGGTCCATATGAAGCTCCTGCTGGGTAACCCTGTAAGGCATAATTAGGTTGTCCAGGAGCATCTAGTTTGTGGGaagagaaacaaagaaaacacaaaattctGACAGTTAGACATTAAAAGCATAGTTTCAATAAATGCACTTCTGAAGTTCAACCATTTACAACTATTAAAGCCTCATATTGAAACTACATTACATAATTAGGTTGGTCAGAAATCGATTATAATGTCAACAATAGTGGCATTTAGTTTAAGCATTTTACAATTATTACTTTGCATTTTCACAGTTATGCAAAATTATGGACTGTAGCTTTTTTATTTCATTCTACTTAAATTTTTGGTAGTTGTGGGACACTCGGGAGAGGTTAGATAATTATTTAAATGACAGTAGATTTTGAGATCTAAAAGTAAAAGTTTTataccattaaaacacaaattgaaaACTTCACATCAAAATATTCagagtaaatatccttaaatcataCTTCAAGAAGTTCTCaagaagcatttttcttactttgcttaTCTCTGCATTTCTATTATTATAcatggaaatatttcttcatcaGTTAGTGTGTGTATGGTGAAACTGATGTTTAATTATAacaatctaatccttccaagctcACCCATAATTCAGTTCAGTGATCCTCAACCTCTGAAAGCTGGAAACCCACTCACTACAATAGCAAAGTAAATAGACAGAGATCACAAAGCTACAAACAGATACCACCACTCTTGCTACTTTCACATTCCAATAATGAAATACTTCAACCATTCCAACTCCAGGCCTCAAACATCACATTAATGTCCAAGACACTGCTTAACTATTATTTTGTGGCTCTTCGACTGACACAGTAACTCCTTTTCTCCTTACCTTTCTTCTGGATGTTTGGAGCATATAAAGGGCATTATTCCCACTCCATTCTACAAAGCTGATTCTCTCTGTCCCAGTCATAATATCACAGAACaacagagacctcaggaagtcagagtccaataccaactaaatcatcccaaccagtactttgtcaagcagggacttaCAAACCTCTAAGGATGGCGATTTTACCAGCTCCCTGagtaaccaattccagtgcttcaccaccctcctaatgaaacagtttttcctaatatccaacctagacctcttacATTGCAACCTGAGAcaattgctcctcattctgtcatctgtcaccactgagaatagcctctccccatcctctttgaaaccctccttcaggtagctgaaggctatCAAATCCtctcctcattcttctcttttgtagactaaaacccaaatccctccttgtaagtcatgtgctctagccccctaataatttttgttgtcctccacCGGACTcgttccaatgtgtccacatcctctctcaattgggggcggggagggtgtccagaattggacacaatactccaggtgtggcctcaccattgTCAAATAATGGGGTATAATCACTTCTCCAGATCTATgggcaatgttcctactaatgcaccccaatatgccattagcctacttggttacaagggcacattgttgactcatatccagcatctcatcctctgtaatccccaggtccttttctgaaaaaCTGCTTCTTAGCTTGTAGCAGTGCTTGTTTTATCAACAATCTGTATTGGTACACTGTGTGGCTCCATCTATACTGGCATACTTAAAACAATACTACTTATGTGTACACAGTCATAAACTGTAAACAGGATTTACAGGGAAGCCACCAGAAGACAGAGTACTGAGagggactaaaaaaaaaaaaaaaaatctagtttctATCTCTACCTCTGCAACTGGCATGGCTTGACCTTAGGTAAGCAACTTCACCTCCCTACCAGTAAAATTGGgatgatactgacctcctttgtaaatcCATTTGACATCTATACAATAGTTACATGTTGTTTATTATTGTTAGAACCAGATATTTTACACCAATATGAAAAGAAAATACAGCAAATGAAAATAGAGTAGATTTGAACACGGAAAAGTAATTGATAAATGGATGTAAGATTGCCATGTTGTGAATAGCTGCTTTGAGAACTTTTAGAAAAAGATGGTCTATagttatttatttgcatttattttagaGATAGTATGTGTCTATAAAAGTCAATCTGCAGTTTTCAAGATAAAAAAGTATGGggcacttagggtgcatctaccatcctaaacttgaaataagataggcaatttgcaaattgtgtatcttattttgattctattttgaaatttggcacacctacacagtgccaaattttgaaaaaatgcacTATTCCGAGACATTCCTTAACTCTCgtggaacaagagttacagggatggcaaaaatgcgcgcctgttattttgaaaatattttgaaataacaggtggcttgttaagacctctggcatcccaaaatagtcacgcagtgtggacgtacccatACTAGACTCCCATATATTTAGTTTTGTCTAAATAAAGAGGGTCAAGAAGTCTGTCATACTGTACATACATATGCGGAAAGAATTAAACAACTGAATAGTGATTTCAGTTATATTAAATGTACAATCTCCAATGTTTTTGCCTATACAGAACTCAGTATAAAATCAGATTCAATTCATGCTCTTTAACTATTAACACTGTGATAGGCCCACTAGATGGCGCACACAGTATATATTTATGTTCTTGAATTAAGATCTCTCTATCTATAATGTAAATTCTACACTACAGATTCTACACTGCTATGAATGTGTTATTCATAGCAATGCTGATAGTATATAAAGATTTATTTATAAAGATAAAATTGAGCAAATGTGTACAATGTTCATGAAAGTTACATCTAAGAACTAAACAACATTCAATTTTAACATGAATCTAACATCAAGCTGATACAAGTTCCTCCACCTACAGAAAGTAAAAGTTTAAGCTGCCTCTTCTACAATGAAACAAGCATTATACTGAAACTATGAAGGATGTTCATGCAGAGCTATTCATGCACTGCAGAGTTTGCAAAAGATATTTTGCACAAACACAGCCTTCGTGGCAGCTGATCCACCATAAATGTTTTGCACATCTTTTTATACAACTTGAAAATGGCATCTTTTCCAGTGAACTTGTGGATTATAGTACATCTGATAGCAAATAATTACAATCTATAGAGAAGATTCTTAGCGATTACGACTATGATAATGTGTGTACTTAGTATCAGGCTCAAAAAGTGGAAGATCAACTACCTTGAACTCAGAATTTAATTTTTCTTGTTCTAAAACGAATACCCTTTTTTTAGTCTCATAATGCATAATCATGTCATTTGCCAGACGCATATGGTGTTTACAGAATGTAAAAGCAAATGTTGCTCTGCCACAGAGCACATAAAATCCAAAAGGTAAAAAGCACAGGCAAATACAGGATAAATATAACTCCATACCTAAGCTACACACAATATCATTGAGTGTGAGGGTTCAAGTTGAGGCTttcttacatttaaaaaagataaataaaaatgtcaaaaattcagatttcagcaAGTACtacttaaagcagtggtccccaacacggtgcccgcgggggcatttgtgtgcgctcgccaagtgctcggggctggcctggccctgggcacgtggcacatgcatggtgccggtgCCGGTCCCGGCATGACTCaaggtgagcgccggc is from Pelodiscus sinensis isolate JC-2024 chromosome 10, ASM4963464v1, whole genome shotgun sequence and encodes:
- the LOC102445273 gene encoding phospholipid scramblase 1-like isoform X2, with translation MEQYAPGQPNYALQGYPAGASYGPLVQNQPSGPSGGAAWMPAPPPPLNCPPGLEYLTQIDQILIHQQIELLEALIGFETNNKYELKNSLGQRVYFAAEENDCCTRNCCGPSRPFTIKIVDNMGQEVITLQRPLRCSSCCFPCCLQELEVQAPPGTPVGYIKQNWHPCLPKFTVQNEAKMDIFKIIGPCVVCSCCQDVNFEVKSMDESSVVGRISKQWTGFVKEAFTDADNFGIQFPLDLDVKMKAVMIGACFLIDFMFFEHTGDKGQRAGVWQ